In Malus sylvestris chromosome 15, drMalSylv7.2, whole genome shotgun sequence, a single genomic region encodes these proteins:
- the LOC126602856 gene encoding uncharacterized protein LOC126602856 codes for MVEVHEGICGAHQSGRKIRWLLRRHGYFSPSILKDCIEYAKGCVQCQIHGPIQRVSAKLLHSVTKPWPFRGWAIDVIGKITPSSGAAKHAWILVATDYFTKWVEAKSYAELTSKEVCSFVEENIMTRFGVLETIITDNGTIFTFDRFKDYTVNLKIQLEQSTPYYPHANGQAETSNKVFIGILEKMIKERPGIWHLRINEALWAYRTSPRTAIGTTPYALTYRHDAMLPVELSVNSLRIIEHSSLFSAEYSQAMRQELEDLEDARLDAYNLLVAQKKIADHAYNQRVRQKTFGKGELVW; via the coding sequence ATGGTAGAAGTACACGAAGGAATTTGTGGAGCCCACCAATCTGGACGAAAAATACGTTGGCTACTTCGACGGCACGGCTATTTTTCGCCGAGTATTCTGAAGGATTGTATTGAGTACGCAAAAGGTTGTGTACAGTgtcaaatccatgggcctatacaGAGAGTATCGGCCAAATTATTACATTCGGTCACTAAACCATGGCCGTTCCGAGGATGGGCCATAGATGTTATCGGTAAAATCACCCCATCTTCTGGTGCAGCCAAACATGCGTGGATACTTGTTGCAacggactacttcaccaaatgggttgAAGCCAAGTCATATGCCGAGCTAACGTCCAAGGAAGTTTGTAGTTTCGTTGAAGAAAACATTATGACTAGATTCGGTGTGCTAGAAACAATCATAACAGATAACGGTACAATTTTTACATTCGACAGATTTAAGGACTATACGGTAAATCTAAAGATTCAACTTGAGCAATCTACGCCATACTACCCGCATGCGAATGGACAGGCCGAaacaagtaataaggtttttaTTGGTATTCTTGAAAAGATGATAAAAGAAAGGCCAGGCATATGGCATTTAAGGATAAACGAAGCATTATGGGCTTATCGAACCTCTCCACGGACAGCCATTGGAACAACTCCGTACGCGTTGACTTATAGACACGACGCAATGTTGCCCGTCGAGCTAAGTGTAAACTCATTACGAATAATTGAACATAGTAGTTTGTTCAGCGCCGAGTACAGTCAAGCCATGAGACAAGAGCTAGAAGATTTAGAAGATGCTCGACTTGATGCTTATAATTTATTAGTGGCTCAAAAAAAGATCGCCGATCATGCATATAATCAACGAGTTAGACAAAAAACGTTTGGCAAAGGAGAACTGGTTTGGTAA